The sequence below is a genomic window from Oreochromis niloticus isolate F11D_XX linkage group LG3, O_niloticus_UMD_NMBU, whole genome shotgun sequence.
tcacgtggatatctctgaagactgcgttctgcttcgtgaaatgtgcctggaaatacaaacacaatgtacggccagacataaattacgtgtggacaaaaggtgcaaacgcatagaaaaatcagcgttttcaaaaatacgctggtacgtgtggacatagccttattcattatacAAGGCACAAACagaaagtcatgtacgcgtgcaacgtaaagttaggtcagcgtgcaacgtacagtcacgtgggcattcaaactgagtctaaagttttcgtgtgcgaattgaaacgagtgctctccaatcatcaaaagtaacaaagtcattgaacacgtttatacagttaactttacgtttatcaatcatatatcacagatttagaattttttgtagtactaagcaactacagagcgaaagtctgggtcaagcgtcGAGGccacggcaagaacaaaggaaaactcgaagcgttaaagctagctttgtaagggaatataacgaagaaattatgaaacgaaaatgttttctttgttgatatactttgttcgcagtgcagtttatttgttgccggattgtaagaagtagacacaatttcgggctcgtaaataacagtaaaaaacttgttaatgtacaacattaacgagttttttactgttattcaaatgcaaacatggaaataacgagtaggaaaaaaaaagtcattcattcttaccttatactaatcgtggtgcaggccagtgcagtgcatgaactgatgccttctccggtcaattgcgctgagagtaaatcaaatgtcccgctctactgtagaagacaatgaatacctggggggatgtaccaatgtgagaggggtgctgcggaatagtccaagtgatcgctgctttaatttcccggtcaactatacataaattgcacgtagacacgattttttttaaagctggtgaactagaccaagtcattgataacaaatgaacaataaatctactttctctggtactttaaacccgatcagttgcaatgcaatttaatgctcaactacaaatcgatggtttttgatggtgaccggagccgaatgatcgtcaactataaatagacgttttctctacgttgttgttgtcacctggtcgactacaaatagatcaaatatcaatgacaaaaaaacaacggtgaatcaacatcgttacaacgtctctatagtaagaccgtcggtttaccacagtatttcaatgttgttacaacattggcatttcaaccccgaccatatacgacggtttggatgaaaaatcaacatagattcaatgtcgtcttgctatctggggtCTGTCCCTGCTGGTTCTGTATTAATGCTGCTAACACGAGTGTGATCTTGTGTTGTCTATTATGTGCTAAAAGCGTCAACTTCAGTGAGCAGATGTTTGCATTTGTCAAAAGGATTAAAAggtaaaaacaggaagtgtttagTTTTCGATGACTGGCAGGGAGAGTTTCACTTCGCCGTGGGGGAATTGTGGCCCACCTTTGGCGTTTTGTTTTAATCCCGTCAGACTGGAGGGTTTCACAGCATGAACAGCTGGTCGTGTCACAGCATGTTAGTCGGATTTGAATGTATCACAAACGCTTgtttgcagttcttgctgccaagtgTGAAACcgattaagataagataagaaaagATAAGATAGTAAAGTCTTTATTACTCACAGAGATTGGACAAATATAATAAGAACATAAACTGAAATATGTGATTGAATATAGATTAGCATAATCTTAGGACAATGACACCATGGAAACAATATAGAAAAACATTGTACTGTCTTGTACTGTAGGTATGTGACTACTCTGGTTTTTATGGGCGTGTGCAGGACAGTAGACTGTGTTTGCTCTGAATGTTGACTTAACAGTTAAAGTTGTGATCTATCAAAGCTCAACATGTGTTTGTTGCGGAAACTTCCAAAAGCAGCTTCAGTGACAGATTCTCACTGCCTGAGTTTTATCCTTTAGATTACAGGGACAAGTTCACAGGATGTTTAGAGTATATCAGTGGCATGTTTGGTAAACACCCCTCCCCCTTCCTATTAAACGTGGCCTGTCATATTATTCATGTTGCATCCCGTAATCGTCTTTCAGTTCTGTTGAAGAAGTTGAAGGTAGCTGTAAATGTTAGTCTCTGCTCAGCTTGTGATCGTGCCGTGCAGACAGACTTGTGAAACTCCAGAGAGTTCAGCAGCATCACAAGGACAAAAGTGCAGAAGTAGTCGACATCGAACAGACGTAAATTTACTTTCAGAAGTATTCTCACTGCACATGTGCGTGACTATACATCGCTTTAACGATTTACAAGCCCAAAAAAACCAACCCTTGAAAGGTCATTTCCACATCCTTTCTTTCTAATGCAGATATGTGTTTAGAGCAGATTGGTGATTTTGTTATCTGTAGGGACCCTACTAGTAGATTTGTAGTCCCTCTTTTAGTTAAAAAAGTTAAAGAGGGTTTACTATTCCGAGCTTTATCTTCATGAGTGTTTAGCAGCATCTGAAGCCACAGGCATTACTCATACATACACATGCCCTATATGTATGAGTAATCTGTTGTCCTCTGGGTTTCTAATAAGAAGCTGCGCCCTATAAATGTGCTTACTTTAAATTGAATAAAAAGGTTTGTGTGATGAGTAACTATATTGTTGCTACACCGATAAAAGGTGTTAGGAAAACTCTTTTTAAAACCCAGTAATGACCTACTCCATGTTTTATACCTTTTCCTCTTCACAGGAACAGCGGCCTCAGCAAACAATGTACCAAAGATCGTAGCCTCTGCAGGTGAAACTGTCCTCCTGCCCTGCAGCACCACTGCCAGCGACGATGTACCAGCAGTGGAGTGGAGTAGGGAGGGTTTACCTCCAGATATTGCCTTCCTGTACCGAGATGGATGTGAGACCTTCGAGATGAAGAATCCAGTCTTTCGGTACAGAACAAACCTCATCAGGGATGAACTTCACCATGGAAACCTGTCAATGGTGATGTCCAACGTGCAGCGAAATGACAGTGGAAAATACCAGTGTGCGATTGTTAGGAACCCGAAAACGGTCATCGCAAGAGTGGAGCTGTTTGTAGGTACGTCCACTCAAAGATTAGAGCTGCATTTAATCCCTCTaaagtaatttttttcactttgtaaGTCTGCACGCGCCTCACGTTTTGGTTTATGTTTCTTTAAACAACCTGAGGAGTGCATTTCACAGATTTCATTCTTTATTCTAAGCAGCAGTAACAGATGGCATTTTCACCCACATCATTTGTGACAAAGGTTCTCTTGGGTTCAAATGCAGATTCTTTAGTCATGTATCTCTCTCTTAAAGCTCGGATGAGATTTCCTAATTGTTTCTCACAGTTTTCTATGGACATTTGAACTGAAATGTTGGTCACAGACAACAGCCTGAataatgaatatttttgcaggTGCTGTTTCTGAGCCGACACTCTCAGTTGTTCCAGATGTGGGAGGTGGACTGACTCTGCAGTGTGAGGCTAAGTGTTGGTTCCCTGAACCTGTGATTAGATTTCTTGATGCTCAGGGAAATGAAATCAGTGCTGAAGACCCAAAGAGAGATAAAGAGTCTTTGGGATGCTTCACGGTCAAAAGAAGAGTCACTCTGCAGACTGCTACCAACAGGTTTCATTACAGTATTAATACTCAAACTTAAAGTGGCTCAATCTGGGTCATTTAGTTAAACTAAGTGGGATATGTTTTCAGAATATTTTCTGTGTGcacactttcttctttttctagaATAGCAAAGGAATAAATCCTAAATATGTGTCTTTTGATCACAGGGTCACCTGCAGAGTTTACCAGACTGAGGTAAACCAGACCAGGGACTCAGAGATTTACATATCAGGTACACCAGAACTTTAACAAACACCTGGATGaataaataattcatatttaaattaGATTTAGACTTAGATTAAAAACAGCAACTTGTTGAATCtcagtaaataacaataaaatttaactatattttggatgttaaaaaacaaacgtGTTTAAGTTGTTAGTATATCTTCTAACATCGCATTACTCCTGCAGCTCAATGTATATGGGCTACAGATAAGCAATCattctaaatatttattttaatatttctaaaGTTATTTAAATACAACCTGAGATGAACAATAGCATGACATGTTACATTTtgtgattatttatttaacagaagATGCATAAGCAACGTGAAACCACATACAGCCCATGAATCAGTAGTTTTGAAAACACCTTGGGAGTAATAACTTGGTGTAATTGCTTTTTGCATAACTTTATCAGTGTCTCACACTGTTTTGGGGAGTTTTGGTCCACTCTTCTTCACTACATTGTGTCAGTTGCTCCTGTCTCACCACAGCATTTGAGTCAGTTTGGTTtgtggactttgactgggccattgcaacgcctcttctttttcagccattctgtggTAGGTCTGCTGCTGTGTTGGGGATCATTATCCCACTGTATGACCCAAATTATACCAACTgaaccttggggtgaatttgcagGGACGTTTACTCCTGTTAGACTGGCAGCTGTCCTGAACTTTTTCCATTTGTCAATAATCTTTTGCACTGTCAAATTATGGACTTCAGGCTATTTGCAAATGGCCTTTTAATCTATCCCAGATTAATGatcaacaacagttgcctctaTAAGATCATTGCTGGAGtccttttttttgcacattgatctgaccttggggtgaatctGCTGGGATGTCTGCTCATGGCAGAGTTGTTGCATTGTGTTAGCACACActtgaatgctccagacctgcAAACTTTTATTGCTCACGAACAATTAATCAAGTGCGTTTGATCAGCTACAGCTGGCTGCTTACCCTCTTTATTCCTATGAAGGCATTAAGGGTGTACTTTGGTTTTCCACAGACTGCTTTTGCATTTTGTcttaatttttgttaaataaataaagacacgttttgtaattaaattattttcaaaCTGTACGGCCCagatcatatttttatatttatattactaTGTGTTGATATGTAAAGCCTTAGTGGTAACATTTCAGTTAAAAGCAGCTTAGAAAACAAACCATGGAGATCATCTCCTCGtgtaatgatttttattttatcccATTGTTCGTgcttgatcttttttttttttttttaaatcatttcagaTGAATGCATGAAATCCTCCACTCGAATCATCGCAACTGCTGTGGTGACGACCATCATGGTGCACACAGTAATCTGTGTTTTTACTGTGCTCTTTTTAGTCCAGAGAGGTTACTTGTCTGGTAAGTCAGTTTTTTTGGCTCTATGTTTAACTATTACTAAGTATTTTTTCATTCACTaacttttgtctttgttgtaaGATCAGTGACCATCAGGAATGAAAGAAGTGCTAACTGTATATTTGTTTGTGTTCATACAGTGGGAGGACAAAAATCGAGCTCGGAGGAAGATGAGATCAAGCCATTAACTAAAGAGCTGAATGACCTCAAATCCAGGCAGAGTCCAGCACAACAGCCCAGCCAGTCCTCAAATAACCCTAGATCCTCACCAGGCACCTCTGAATGTGGCATCCCACCCCCACCAAAGTCTCCCTACCAAAGCAAGCCCCTCAAGCCAGACGGCAGCCATCCAAAATCTGGCACCTTACCCCAGACTAAGGACTCAAAACCTGTTGCTTCAGGACAAAATCCAGCACGCAGCCCACAGATGAGAAGAAACAGTCACGGAAGACGTTCTCCTGTCTCAATAACTAATGGTGCTGCGTCATCCAATCCTCCAGATTCAACAGAAAAACTTCTTCCCCGTTCAACGAGTCTGTCTGAGAAACGGCCTCGTATAGGCATTCCAAGATCTCCGCGCAGGAATACTCTCTCAGGCATTTCTAACAACCCATATGGTGTCCTGGCAGATTTATCCGAAGATGAAAATCTGATTGGATAAAGAGTGATAACTAAATGGGATCAGGCAGGTTTAAAATTTgtataaatgaaacaaaatgtcTGAGGTTAGTGATTGAATCTTAGTAAAAGCTGTCAGTTAGATGGGAGTTTGGgaggtttgaaaaaaaaaaaaggaaaagtaacGTATGTGTACAAAATTCTTCCCACTGAGCCTCTAAAGCCAGCTGAATCATCAGTTTTGAACAGCTAAGATCTCAGTAGCAGATTACCCTAAATCTTTGCAGCTTGAGAGTGATCTATATTTTAACATCTGTTACACAAGGCTGCCTATAAGAAAAGTTTTAGTGTAATCTATTTATAAAATAGAAACTTGCAATAAGTTGTTGACCACTACTATTCCTGCAAGACGCTGACATTCAGTCACAGTATTTGGGTCAGATTGACCCTCATTTACTAGTTTATTAACAGCATGTAAACACAAATCTGTTGTGTGGGTTTTATCCCCATTCCCATATAGTTTGTTCATACTTTATGAACAAATAAAGGCAAGCACTGccaacatttaaaatgaatactactactatttttcttttacttgaGCCACAGTGAATGTCTCAGTTCAATGcaattcatttttatatttatatagtgccaaatcacaacaacagattgccttaaggtgctttatattgtaaagatcctacaataatatgAAAGTGTGAATTATATTCAGAGCCTCTGTTACTTCAGCCTTACTGCTTTTCCATCACTCTGATGGAAAGCACAGATGCTTTAAATGTTTACTTTTAACTCCTGGGACTTTGTTGATGGGaattaaactctttttgttTCGCACTTTTCTCTTTAATGTGATGTTTATAAATGATGTTattttgcatttgtgtttgactACAGAGATTTGACTGGTGGGGTTTTGTACAGTTTCATGGTATAAAAGttacatttgttaaaaaatTGATCGTGCTGCAATCTTTGTGCATTAAAATGAGACTAAATAAAACCAGAGTGCTTCCTGTCTATGAGCAGCATATTATTGAAAGCTTTGCAAGCTGCAGATGAAAGATCGAAAAGTTTGaagttttattatatttataggAACAAACACTT
It includes:
- the LOC100703120 gene encoding butyrophilin subfamily 3 member A2, with translation MCISVLLLLAALSSCTGTAASANNVPKIVASAGETVLLPCSTTASDDVPAVEWSREGLPPDIAFLYRDGCETFEMKNPVFRYRTNLIRDELHHGNLSMVMSNVQRNDSGKYQCAIVRNPKTVIARVELFVGAVSEPTLSVVPDVGGGLTLQCEAKCWFPEPVIRFLDAQGNEISAEDPKRDKESLGCFTVKRRVTLQTATNRVTCRVYQTEVNQTRDSEIYISDECMKSSTRIIATAVVTTIMVHTVICVFTVLFLVQRGYLSVGGQKSSSEEDEIKPLTKELNDLKSRQSPAQQPSQSSNNPRSSPGTSECGIPPPPKSPYQSKPLKPDGSHPKSGTLPQTKDSKPVASGQNPARSPQMRRNSHGRRSPVSITNGAASSNPPDSTEKLLPRSTSLSEKRPRIGIPRSPRRNTLSGISNNPYGVLADLSEDENLIG